Proteins from one Comamonas flocculans genomic window:
- a CDS encoding SIR2 family protein, protein MLEIEKQPDVSSASKLEIQPDDFSRRFSMRPGSLMWFLGAGASAAAGIPTAGDMIWEFKQKLFVSQRRAPPEMVADLSAPGVRQHLQSHIDSTNSLPAEGASNEYSVIFEKVFPAEADRRAYLDAKVSGAKPSYGHVALAALMKADHTRIVWTTNFDPLVADACAKVFDGTGALTSVAFGVGPEIARKAMADGRWPIEVKLHGDFRWRQLKNTDDELRHQDRELRAALVDSCRRSGLIVCGYSGRDDSIMDTLEEAAAIPGAFPAGLFWLHRGDGSPYERVTALLERAHAHGIETGLVRVQSFDEGLRDLVRLVSKLDAKSLEAFGKQREIKTAAPAIVGKAHWPVVRLNALRVAQMPTVFRRVVCKVGGTGEVRQAVEAAGVDVLAARTRPGVLAFGADADIHKAFAPFDVAEFDLASIEPRRLRYDSAERGLLRDAVVRALCRHRGLGRIRKRTTDLLYPISVYEPGLQELKKHVPPLGGSVPKYPNLQWREGCAVRIEWAADSLWLLLEPGPIFLTLTAETRFAASGFGRERTFKRYNQKLDSLVDFWSSYLYGDGEEVHALGVSTGVDAAFRFGQRTGFTRRAGA, encoded by the coding sequence ATGCTGGAAATCGAAAAGCAGCCGGATGTTTCGTCGGCGTCGAAGCTTGAGATACAGCCGGACGATTTTTCCCGGCGGTTTTCTATGCGCCCCGGAAGCTTGATGTGGTTCTTGGGCGCTGGCGCTTCAGCGGCCGCTGGCATCCCGACAGCCGGTGACATGATTTGGGAGTTCAAGCAAAAGTTGTTTGTAAGTCAACGGCGGGCGCCGCCGGAAATGGTTGCCGATCTCTCGGCGCCTGGCGTTCGTCAACACTTGCAGTCCCACATCGACTCGACAAACAGTCTGCCGGCTGAGGGGGCTTCCAATGAGTACTCGGTCATCTTCGAGAAGGTCTTCCCCGCTGAAGCGGACCGTCGGGCCTATCTCGACGCTAAGGTGAGCGGAGCAAAGCCTTCCTATGGCCACGTGGCTCTTGCTGCCCTGATGAAGGCTGACCACACGCGCATAGTCTGGACGACGAACTTTGACCCTCTGGTGGCGGATGCATGTGCCAAAGTATTTGATGGGACAGGCGCGCTCACTTCTGTGGCCTTCGGCGTTGGTCCCGAAATAGCTCGCAAGGCAATGGCAGACGGTCGTTGGCCCATAGAGGTAAAGCTTCATGGAGACTTCCGCTGGCGTCAGCTAAAGAACACCGATGACGAACTTCGTCATCAGGATCGTGAGCTGCGCGCGGCCTTGGTCGATAGCTGTCGGCGCTCCGGGCTGATTGTGTGCGGCTACAGCGGGCGTGACGACTCCATCATGGATACATTGGAGGAAGCCGCAGCAATTCCAGGCGCGTTTCCGGCAGGCCTGTTCTGGCTGCATCGGGGGGACGGTTCTCCATACGAGCGCGTGACCGCGCTTCTTGAACGAGCACACGCTCACGGCATTGAGACCGGCCTTGTTCGAGTCCAAAGTTTCGACGAGGGGCTGCGAGATCTCGTGCGCCTTGTGTCCAAGCTCGATGCCAAGTCCTTGGAGGCATTCGGTAAGCAGAGGGAAATCAAGACAGCGGCACCGGCCATCGTTGGCAAAGCCCATTGGCCGGTTGTGCGGTTGAACGCGTTGCGGGTCGCGCAGATGCCTACCGTCTTCAGACGTGTGGTGTGCAAAGTCGGAGGAACTGGCGAGGTGCGGCAGGCCGTAGAAGCAGCGGGAGTTGATGTTCTAGCAGCGAGGACAAGGCCAGGAGTCCTTGCGTTTGGAGCCGATGCCGACATTCACAAAGCTTTCGCACCGTTCGACGTCGCTGAGTTCGACTTGGCTTCCATCGAGCCTCGGCGATTGCGCTACGACTCTGCGGAGAGAGGTCTACTTCGCGATGCAGTAGTCCGGGCTCTGTGCCGCCACCGAGGACTGGGTCGGATTCGCAAGCGCACGACTGACCTCTTGTATCCCATTTCCGTGTATGAGCCTGGACTCCAGGAACTAAAAAAGCACGTCCCTCCTTTGGGCGGGTCAGTGCCGAAGTATCCGAACCTTCAATGGCGCGAGGGCTGTGCGGTGCGCATCGAATGGGCCGCAGATAGCCTATGGCTGCTCTTGGAGCCAGGTCCCATCTTCCTGACACTGACGGCTGAGACCAGGTTCGCGGCCTCAGGCTTTGGCAGGGAGCGCACCTTCAAGCGTTATAACCAGAAACTCGATTCTCTTGTCGATTTCTGGTCGTCATATCTTTACGGCGACGGCGAAGAAGTCCACGCATTGGGCGTTTCAACCGGCGTCGACGCTGCATTCAGGTTCGGTCAGCGAACTGGCTTCACTCGGAGGGCTGGAGCGTGA
- a CDS encoding argonaute/piwi family protein gives MSASQLANHVLLSEPKLSFHPARRSDVHIHPLRGLVQYGPYSKGLLVPDPIRVATLAPAGESQHLYDFLKELNSRYEPTERTDYLPAWPGFQQVFNVRMTGAGNSCHMELEAQLEHAYEASRSPHIVLAAAMTRALQQLDRRRNLFDVLFIYLPDRWEMGFTGGVGEDFDLHDHVKAITASAGMPVQIVREGSGLAYKDRASVMWRIGLALYAKAGGVPWKLAHTETETAYIGLSYSLRPVISGKPRFVTCCSQVFDADGAGVEFIAYDTNEFEVQRENPFLSRTEMFKVMTRAMDLYRRRHAGRVPRRVMVHKTTEFKPDEVDGCMEAFHLCESVDLVQVVEDVGWRGVLHEQPRVKGEPQAAMYPVTRGTLLGLGPFDALLWTHGAVAGISNRPYFQGSRGTPRPIRLIRHAGHGTWDDAAWAILALSKMDWNNDALYNPLPVTLEYAKVLSRVVKRMDRLGTTPYQFRFFM, from the coding sequence GTGAGCGCAAGCCAGTTGGCCAACCACGTCCTCCTCAGCGAGCCGAAGCTGAGCTTTCACCCGGCGCGGCGCAGCGACGTGCATATTCATCCCCTTCGTGGGCTCGTTCAATACGGACCTTACTCGAAGGGTCTCTTGGTCCCGGACCCCATCAGGGTGGCCACGCTGGCGCCGGCAGGCGAAAGCCAGCATCTCTACGACTTCCTGAAGGAACTCAACTCGCGCTACGAGCCAACGGAGCGCACGGACTACCTCCCAGCGTGGCCCGGCTTTCAGCAGGTTTTTAATGTCCGAATGACGGGAGCTGGGAACAGCTGCCACATGGAACTGGAAGCACAGCTTGAGCACGCCTATGAGGCGAGCCGGTCACCTCACATTGTGCTGGCGGCCGCAATGACGCGAGCGTTGCAGCAGCTAGACCGCAGGCGGAACCTTTTCGACGTCCTTTTCATTTATTTGCCCGATCGCTGGGAAATGGGATTCACGGGAGGGGTGGGCGAGGATTTCGATCTGCATGATCATGTGAAGGCCATTACCGCTTCGGCCGGTATGCCCGTACAAATTGTTCGTGAGGGTAGCGGCCTCGCGTACAAGGACAGAGCGAGCGTCATGTGGCGCATCGGCCTGGCTCTTTATGCCAAAGCTGGCGGTGTTCCTTGGAAGTTGGCTCACACCGAGACAGAGACGGCCTACATCGGCCTTTCTTACTCGTTGCGCCCGGTCATTTCGGGTAAGCCGCGCTTCGTCACGTGCTGTAGCCAAGTTTTTGACGCCGATGGGGCGGGAGTGGAGTTCATCGCCTACGACACGAACGAGTTCGAGGTTCAGCGCGAAAACCCGTTTTTGTCGCGAACTGAGATGTTCAAGGTGATGACCCGCGCCATGGACTTATACAGACGCCGACACGCCGGCAGGGTGCCGCGACGAGTAATGGTCCACAAGACAACGGAGTTTAAGCCCGACGAAGTCGATGGCTGTATGGAGGCATTCCATTTGTGCGAGTCCGTCGACCTTGTGCAGGTCGTCGAAGATGTCGGATGGCGGGGTGTACTTCATGAGCAGCCCAGAGTCAAAGGAGAACCTCAGGCAGCGATGTATCCGGTCACGCGCGGCACGCTACTTGGGCTGGGGCCCTTTGACGCTTTGCTTTGGACGCACGGAGCCGTCGCAGGCATTAGCAATCGCCCCTACTTTCAAGGTTCACGAGGCACCCCGCGGCCGATTCGACTGATCCGACACGCTGGCCACGGTACTTGGGATGACGCCGCTTGGGCCATTCTGGCGCTCAGCAAAATGGACTGGAACAACGACGCCCTCTACAACCCGCTACCGGTGACGTTGGAGTATGCGAAGGTTCTGTCACGTGTGGTCAAGCGCATGGATCGACTAGGCACAACTCCCTACCAGTTTCGATTTTTCATGTAG
- a CDS encoding Hachiman antiphage defense system protein HamA, protein MTRYAEWCAQVEPPVPKHKLKVLKADPTKHAAAIAAVAAAVPDHYVAPARLAGLLTRLGRSAVAEFVAQKLPTATSIQSGDLGEILCTTYVHEATPFKLGIKRLRWKDHRNMAMRGDDVLAFELGQGGAGLAVLKAESKSRAKMPASVVKDARKALSEFGELPSPHALSFVADRLSEAGDKPLKDALDDAQLKTGLKLSQVTHMLFSFSGNDATAILSKNLGEYTGPVAQHYVGLHVEGQKAFIDAVFAAVKT, encoded by the coding sequence ATGACCCGATACGCCGAATGGTGTGCTCAAGTAGAGCCGCCGGTACCAAAGCACAAGTTGAAGGTCCTGAAAGCGGACCCTACGAAGCATGCTGCGGCTATAGCTGCGGTCGCGGCAGCCGTACCTGACCACTATGTGGCACCAGCCAGACTAGCTGGTTTGCTAACTCGGCTTGGGCGCTCCGCTGTTGCCGAATTTGTCGCGCAAAAGCTTCCGACAGCTACCTCAATTCAGTCCGGCGACCTCGGAGAAATTCTTTGCACGACATACGTTCACGAGGCTACACCGTTCAAGCTGGGAATCAAACGGCTGCGATGGAAGGATCATCGCAACATGGCTATGAGGGGAGATGACGTCTTGGCCTTCGAACTTGGACAAGGGGGCGCAGGACTCGCGGTGCTCAAGGCTGAGTCCAAGAGCCGCGCGAAGATGCCGGCATCGGTTGTGAAGGATGCCCGCAAGGCACTTTCGGAGTTCGGCGAACTCCCGTCTCCGCATGCCTTGAGCTTCGTCGCCGACAGGCTCAGCGAGGCCGGCGACAAGCCGCTCAAGGATGCCTTGGACGATGCGCAGCTGAAGACCGGCCTGAAGCTGTCTCAGGTGACACACATGCTGTTCTCGTTCTCTGGCAACGATGCCACGGCAATTCTGAGCAAGAACCTGGGCGAGTACACCGGGCCCGTGGCGCAGCACTATGTTGGCCTCCACGTTGAAGGCCAAAAGGCGTTTATAGACGCCGTGTTCGCGGCGGTGAAGACCTGA
- a CDS encoding DEAD/DEAH box helicase has product MATTLEELRASIEAAVAPGYRQQLLAKGQARGMIWRAGELPIDAPNFSPRLTDDLLSFGYSLLLHGLRYVDLGGSHSFAKVAFEVAAESIEAVVARGVANEYRDFHRLVAGAAYHLGRYSARAYSLLYEGIGQSNLSVIELCLAKLMLRDLEGVDKAVGDWFASGTGSDESLISVFESPDVVDDEEGDDSRVVEMMTLALEGNFLSAMSQTLLALERGEQGVIEAARTCLQEGLAVAAELNLVSQWWVHRLAAHVIDGLWSSSFHVLLPIQGPAGAYVGDWADMRKLFIASLMCRKRAEIELWPSQVDAAKRVLQFDANLVLSLPTSAGKTRIAELCILACLAQGRRVVFVTPLRALSAQTEVSLRRTFGPLGKTVSSLYGSIGTSDTDVEALRTEHILVSTPEKLDFALRNDPELLQDIGLVILDEGHMIGLGEREVRYEAQIQRLLRRPDAPNRRIVCLSAILPEGDQLTDFTNWLTFDRPDGLIKDNWRPTRLRFGEVDWSASTQTGRLNIVVGDEHPFVSKFVLGRKTSTRKNAKVYPSDQTELCVASAWRLMEDGQSVLVFCPLRRSVMTVAKCIIKMHGLGLVASVLTQPVAVLAPALAVGVEWFGADHPILECLRLGVAVHHGELPTAFRREVEKLLRDGILRLTVSSPTLAQGLNLAASSLVFHGHMRNREAISESEFRNVVGRAGRAYVDIEGLVVYPMFGDHGKRRAAWAELIGSGRGREMESGILRLLMSLLSRMAKKIGSKDVAALMEYVAGQGGWDFPILANETGIAREEAAESWLQHLTSLDTAVFSLLGDTQVSDNEVEAQLDKVLTSSLLSRRLIRKSAGTQAALLGTLTARAKFIWASTTAAQRRGYFLAGVGLATGQALDKKAQELDQLLLQANEATGSGDHDRAVVSIVDFADIAFKISPFTPNKLPSNWKHILERWLRGYPVPEMGVDDPNDAVSLIEHAFVYNLPWAMEAVRVRAEAHHDPDPFSEEATLADYAGAPAVAAVETGTLLASASTLIKAGFASRLGAISAVVETGASFDSPAGMRRWLAMPDVRARRDHFDWPTDESHELWREFTAPQGGGRLAAWDSLGYNGSVAWFGVPPPPGTALRLGGGPGEEDTVFSADFKRVGKVRYPFNREAVGLTIATANGSNDSIDIEYLGPNDLVAS; this is encoded by the coding sequence ATGGCTACCACACTCGAGGAATTACGGGCGAGCATCGAAGCGGCAGTTGCGCCGGGATACCGCCAGCAGCTACTGGCGAAAGGCCAAGCTCGCGGAATGATTTGGCGCGCAGGTGAGTTGCCCATAGACGCTCCGAACTTTAGCCCAAGATTGACCGATGACCTGCTGTCCTTTGGTTACTCACTACTTCTTCACGGGCTGCGATACGTTGATCTCGGAGGGAGTCATAGCTTCGCCAAGGTGGCCTTTGAGGTCGCAGCGGAGTCAATTGAAGCGGTGGTCGCGCGCGGCGTGGCCAATGAATACCGGGACTTTCATCGCTTGGTAGCAGGCGCAGCCTATCACCTCGGCCGCTATTCGGCACGTGCCTACTCTCTGCTGTACGAGGGGATCGGTCAATCGAATCTCTCGGTTATTGAACTCTGTTTGGCCAAGCTGATGCTTAGGGACCTCGAAGGCGTTGACAAAGCCGTGGGGGATTGGTTCGCATCGGGCACTGGTTCTGACGAAAGTCTTATTTCAGTATTCGAATCGCCAGATGTCGTCGATGATGAGGAAGGTGACGATAGCCGCGTTGTTGAAATGATGACGCTCGCTCTGGAAGGAAACTTCCTCTCCGCAATGTCTCAGACGCTGCTTGCTTTGGAGCGCGGGGAGCAAGGGGTAATTGAAGCAGCACGGACGTGCCTCCAAGAAGGGCTTGCGGTTGCTGCGGAGCTGAACCTTGTTAGTCAATGGTGGGTCCACCGGCTTGCGGCGCACGTCATCGATGGCCTTTGGAGCAGCAGTTTTCATGTCCTGTTGCCGATCCAGGGTCCCGCAGGTGCGTATGTTGGAGACTGGGCCGACATGCGCAAGCTCTTCATCGCATCGCTTATGTGCCGCAAGCGAGCCGAGATTGAGTTGTGGCCCTCTCAGGTCGATGCAGCCAAACGTGTTCTGCAGTTCGATGCGAACTTGGTCCTGTCGTTGCCGACTAGTGCGGGAAAGACGCGTATCGCTGAGCTGTGCATCCTGGCTTGCCTTGCTCAAGGCAGACGCGTGGTCTTCGTGACGCCACTACGAGCACTGTCCGCTCAAACGGAGGTATCTCTCCGGCGTACGTTCGGCCCTTTGGGAAAGACAGTCTCAAGCTTGTATGGAAGCATTGGAACGAGTGACACGGACGTCGAAGCACTGCGCACTGAGCACATACTGGTGTCGACACCAGAGAAGCTGGACTTTGCGCTTCGGAACGACCCCGAGTTGCTGCAGGACATTGGTTTGGTCATCTTGGACGAAGGCCACATGATTGGGCTGGGCGAGCGAGAAGTCCGTTACGAGGCGCAAATCCAGCGGCTGTTGCGCAGGCCGGATGCCCCTAATCGTCGAATAGTGTGCTTGTCTGCAATTCTTCCTGAAGGAGACCAACTCACTGACTTCACAAACTGGCTCACGTTCGACCGCCCCGATGGACTTATCAAAGACAACTGGCGCCCAACACGCCTACGATTCGGAGAGGTCGACTGGAGTGCTTCCACGCAGACTGGGCGACTCAACATCGTCGTTGGTGATGAGCACCCATTCGTGTCCAAGTTCGTGCTCGGGAGGAAGACATCGACAAGAAAGAACGCCAAGGTCTACCCGTCCGACCAGACTGAGCTCTGCGTCGCGAGTGCTTGGCGTCTTATGGAGGACGGACAATCGGTTCTGGTGTTCTGCCCGCTTCGTAGGTCGGTAATGACCGTCGCAAAGTGCATCATCAAGATGCATGGTCTCGGCCTTGTTGCGTCCGTTTTGACGCAACCGGTCGCGGTTCTGGCGCCAGCGCTTGCGGTCGGTGTGGAATGGTTTGGGGCGGACCATCCAATTCTTGAATGCCTTCGGTTGGGTGTGGCGGTTCATCACGGTGAACTGCCGACTGCTTTCAGGAGAGAAGTCGAGAAGCTGCTGCGCGATGGCATCCTCAGACTGACGGTGTCGTCGCCAACGCTTGCGCAGGGCTTGAATCTCGCGGCATCAAGCTTGGTGTTCCATGGCCACATGCGAAATCGAGAGGCCATCAGCGAGTCAGAATTCCGGAACGTCGTGGGCCGCGCGGGGCGTGCTTACGTAGACATTGAAGGGTTGGTGGTCTACCCGATGTTCGGGGACCACGGCAAGCGGCGCGCGGCGTGGGCTGAGCTCATTGGAAGTGGCAGAGGACGGGAAATGGAGAGCGGGATTCTGCGGCTCTTGATGTCCTTGCTTTCGCGTATGGCCAAGAAGATAGGGAGCAAGGATGTGGCCGCCCTGATGGAGTACGTCGCAGGGCAGGGCGGATGGGACTTTCCTATTCTGGCTAACGAGACGGGAATCGCTAGGGAAGAGGCTGCCGAGAGTTGGCTTCAACACCTGACCAGTCTGGATACAGCCGTTTTTAGCTTGCTCGGAGACACTCAGGTCTCGGACAACGAGGTCGAAGCACAGCTCGACAAGGTTCTAACCTCGTCCTTGCTCTCCCGCCGATTGATACGGAAATCCGCAGGGACGCAGGCTGCTCTACTCGGTACCCTGACGGCGCGCGCCAAGTTCATTTGGGCAAGTACCACGGCCGCCCAGCGTCGCGGCTACTTCTTGGCTGGCGTCGGGCTGGCCACTGGCCAAGCGCTTGACAAAAAGGCGCAGGAACTGGATCAATTGCTGCTTCAAGCAAACGAGGCAACGGGGTCTGGAGACCACGACCGCGCAGTTGTTTCCATCGTTGACTTTGCAGACATTGCATTCAAGATTTCCCCGTTTACACCAAACAAACTTCCATCTAATTGGAAGCACATTCTTGAGCGGTGGCTGCGTGGTTACCCGGTGCCCGAAATGGGGGTAGACGACCCTAACGATGCCGTCTCGCTCATCGAGCACGCATTCGTCTACAACCTTCCATGGGCAATGGAAGCTGTGCGCGTCAGAGCTGAGGCCCATCACGATCCTGATCCGTTCTCCGAAGAGGCTACGCTCGCCGACTACGCAGGCGCACCGGCCGTGGCCGCAGTCGAGACAGGGACACTCCTGGCCTCTGCGTCGACGCTCATTAAGGCAGGCTTTGCGTCCCGTCTTGGCGCAATCAGTGCGGTAGTCGAGACCGGCGCGAGTTTTGATTCGCCGGCCGGGATGAGGCGGTGGTTGGCGATGCCGGATGTTCGTGCGCGCAGGGACCACTTCGACTGGCCTACTGATGAGTCACACGAACTCTGGAGAGAGTTCACCGCGCCCCAGGGGGGTGGCCGGTTGGCCGCGTGGGATTCGCTCGGCTACAACGGTTCCGTAGCGTGGTTCGGTGTGCCGCCGCCGCCAGGTACCGCTCTGCGGCTTGGCGGTGGGCCTGGCGAGGAAGACACTGTTTTCTCCGCCGATTTCAAGCGGGTAGGCAAGGTCCGATACCCGTTCAACCGAGAGGCGGTCGGACTGACTATTGCCACTGCCAATGGCTCGAACGATTCGATTGATATCGAGTATCTAGGACCCAATGACTTGGTGGCTTCGTAG
- a CDS encoding tyrosine-type recombinase/integrase: MLTTLQIKSAKAQERAYKLADSGGLYLLVQPNGSKLWRYKFRVGGVEGKQSFGAFPEVSLAEARGLHGDSRKLVVQGINPVQTKQELKVVQAQEQLERTKGTFAAVMSDWDTATAAGLRPSTVRQRQREINNDLVPKLKNRPMDGITRLELTALLKDVEKRAPEVARNLRNHLWGMFEYAIDSGLMENNPVPPLRVMKKRNQSNHPALAGDQIGDFLRALDAATAINEETRIAMLLVLLTACRKAEVIEARWDELDLKAAQWEIPAARMKAKRPHWVPLSRQAIELLTNLRKIVPANREHLFPNRLDPRRPMANRSLNALMERLGFGGEGTPHGMRAAFSTHFNRLGASVDVIEHCLAHVPANAVRAAYNRHAYQDERRMMLQTWADHLDGVRESRGAPLLQRVA, encoded by the coding sequence ATGCTCACCACCCTCCAAATCAAGTCCGCCAAGGCGCAAGAGCGCGCCTACAAGCTCGCCGACAGCGGCGGGCTGTACCTGCTTGTCCAGCCCAATGGATCAAAGCTCTGGCGCTACAAGTTCCGCGTCGGGGGTGTCGAGGGCAAGCAATCGTTTGGCGCGTTCCCCGAAGTCAGCCTGGCGGAAGCACGCGGGCTGCACGGCGACTCCCGCAAGCTGGTCGTCCAAGGCATCAACCCAGTCCAGACCAAGCAGGAATTGAAAGTCGTTCAGGCACAGGAGCAACTGGAGCGCACGAAGGGCACGTTTGCCGCCGTGATGTCCGACTGGGACACTGCCACAGCCGCCGGGCTGCGCCCATCCACCGTGAGGCAGCGCCAGCGCGAGATCAACAACGATCTGGTGCCGAAGCTGAAAAACCGCCCGATGGACGGCATCACGCGCCTGGAGTTGACTGCGCTGCTGAAGGACGTGGAGAAGCGCGCTCCCGAAGTGGCCCGCAATCTTCGCAACCACCTGTGGGGCATGTTCGAATACGCGATCGACTCCGGGTTGATGGAGAACAACCCAGTGCCGCCTCTACGCGTCATGAAGAAGCGCAACCAGTCGAACCACCCTGCCCTGGCTGGCGACCAGATCGGAGATTTCCTGCGCGCGCTCGATGCAGCCACGGCAATCAATGAAGAGACGCGCATCGCGATGCTGCTCGTCTTGTTGACCGCCTGCCGAAAAGCGGAGGTCATCGAAGCTCGCTGGGATGAGTTGGACCTGAAGGCCGCCCAATGGGAGATTCCGGCGGCACGCATGAAGGCAAAGCGCCCTCACTGGGTGCCGCTGTCACGTCAGGCCATAGAGTTGCTCACGAACCTGCGCAAGATTGTCCCGGCCAACCGCGAACACCTGTTTCCGAACCGGCTCGACCCCCGCCGACCAATGGCCAATCGCAGCCTGAACGCCCTGATGGAGCGGCTTGGCTTTGGTGGAGAAGGAACGCCGCACGGCATGAGGGCGGCCTTCAGCACGCACTTCAACAGACTGGGTGCGAGCGTGGACGTGATCGAACATTGCCTGGCGCATGTACCGGCCAACGCCGTGCGTGCGGCTTACAACCGCCATGCTTATCAAGACGAACGGCGCATGATGCTCCAGACGTGGGCTGATCATCTAGACGGCGTACGGGAGAGTCGGGGTGCGCCGTTGCTCCAGCGAGTTGCATAG
- a CDS encoding sulfite exporter TauE/SafE family protein, which translates to MQTSLALTGLFMGLVGSPHCIAMCGAACAGIGQAGAPQVQRSIAVFQLGRLLGYAALGALAAASMQGLGWLTLHSAALRPVWSLIHVAAAVLGLALLVLGRQPVWLDTGARRLWLRVRQATRAMGLAAPLGLGAAWALLPCGLLYSAVLVAALAGSTGGGAAIMALFALGSGLALWLGPWALLRMGRRDMGSAGMRLAGLALLACAAWALWMGLAHNQAPWCAVS; encoded by the coding sequence ATGCAGACTTCTCTCGCGCTCACCGGGCTGTTCATGGGCCTGGTCGGCAGCCCGCATTGCATCGCCATGTGCGGCGCGGCCTGCGCCGGCATAGGCCAGGCGGGTGCACCACAGGTGCAGCGCTCGATTGCGGTGTTCCAGCTCGGCCGGCTGCTGGGCTACGCCGCGCTGGGCGCACTGGCCGCGGCCTCCATGCAGGGGCTGGGCTGGCTGACGCTGCATTCCGCCGCGCTGCGGCCGGTCTGGAGCCTCATCCACGTGGCCGCGGCCGTGCTCGGGCTGGCACTGCTCGTGCTCGGCCGCCAGCCGGTATGGCTGGACACCGGCGCACGGCGGCTGTGGCTGCGGGTACGCCAGGCCACGCGCGCCATGGGCCTCGCAGCCCCGCTGGGTCTGGGCGCTGCCTGGGCGCTGCTGCCCTGCGGCCTGCTGTATTCGGCGGTTCTGGTGGCGGCGCTCGCGGGCAGCACGGGCGGCGGCGCGGCGATCATGGCACTGTTTGCGCTGGGCTCGGGCCTGGCCCTTTGGCTCGGACCCTGGGCGCTGCTGCGCATGGGCCGCAGGGACATGGGCAGCGCGGGCATGCGCCTTGCAGGTCTGGCGCTGCTGGCCTGCGCCGCCTGGGCGCTGTGGATGGGGCTGGCCCACAACCAAGCCCCATGGTGCGCGGTTTCCTGA